A genome region from Tolypothrix sp. PCC 7712 includes the following:
- a CDS encoding chemotaxis response regulator protein-glutamate methylesterase: MRIAIVNDLTIAVTALRRVLQTVPEYQVAWVAHDGKEAVAKCTQDTPDLILMDLLMPVMDGVEATRRIMLDCPCAIFVVTASTEKNITKVYEAMGYGAVDVVDTPADSSDVSKLLTKIARIGKLLKKSATTAKISSLASQQQQNNSRLTAPLVAIGSSTGGPKALADILSKLPANFNSAIAIIQHVDAQFSRGFVEWLNQQSKLPVRLAVAGNRLEVGTVLVAGSNDHLYLKPDLTLGYTKEPVDYPYRPSVDVFFKSLAQNWKRKGIGIVLTGMGRDGAEGLNALRLQGWHTIAQDKASCVVYGMPKAAVELNAAVEVLSPDDIAAKFLI, translated from the coding sequence ATGAGAATTGCCATTGTTAACGACTTGACAATTGCTGTCACAGCACTAAGACGGGTATTGCAGACTGTTCCCGAATATCAAGTAGCTTGGGTTGCCCATGATGGAAAAGAAGCAGTTGCTAAATGTACCCAAGACACACCCGATTTGATTTTAATGGATTTGTTGATGCCCGTGATGGATGGGGTAGAGGCAACTCGGCGAATTATGCTGGATTGTCCCTGCGCGATTTTTGTGGTCACAGCTAGTACCGAAAAAAACATCACTAAAGTCTACGAAGCGATGGGTTACGGTGCTGTGGATGTAGTGGATACACCAGCTGACAGTAGCGATGTTAGTAAGCTACTGACTAAAATAGCCAGGATTGGTAAACTGCTGAAAAAGTCAGCAACTACTGCCAAAATTTCTTCTTTAGCTTCGCAGCAACAACAAAATAATTCTAGATTGACAGCGCCTTTAGTCGCGATTGGTTCATCAACTGGGGGGCCGAAAGCATTAGCGGATATTTTATCGAAATTACCTGCGAATTTTAACAGCGCGATCGCAATTATCCAGCACGTTGATGCTCAGTTTTCCAGAGGATTTGTCGAATGGTTGAATCAACAATCTAAATTACCAGTGCGATTAGCAGTTGCAGGAAATCGTCTGGAAGTAGGAACTGTATTAGTTGCTGGTAGCAATGACCATTTGTATTTAAAGCCAGATTTAACCCTTGGTTACACCAAAGAACCTGTTGACTATCCTTACCGTCCATCGGTTGATGTATTTTTCAAAAGTCTCGCTCAGAATTGGAAGCGCAAAGGAATAGGTATTGTGCTTACAGGTATGGGACGAGATGGTGCTGAAGGATTAAATGCTTTACGACTTCAAGGTTGGCATACAATTGCTCAAGATAAAGCCAGTTGCGTAGTGTATGGAATGCCCAAGGCTGCTGTGGAGTTAAATGCAGCTGTTGAGGTATTATCACCAGATGATATTGCTGCTAAATTTCTGATCTAG
- a CDS encoding hybrid sensor histidine kinase/response regulator: protein MNDYNLLDLFRREIETQVDILKESLATLKTQPSSMTDLERATQAVHSIWGSARLVDREVAANLAQIMKECFIAAQNKNVILGEEQIDVLLHGSHLLLSIGKTAASDFEHWMSEHAWELTTTQKTISIILKSEIINQSSPNKQEIVTVSPSQNDSSLNLEKNSNADITEKIRESSLHSSQITSPLNPWDNTNVTTVFTDTPNPPKAIALTADSSMVDLFRLEVETQVGIMNDCLLALEGNPQSAQVLESLMRAAHSIKGSARIVALDAVVGLAHVMEDCFVAAQNKTITLLSAQVDILLQGVDLLQGISSIDNTELPNWLGENQAIFAEVQSAVTGILNPQVIPAKSIPQPIEPVEPEKPNAPVPLTASGEESESKPVSSQSATEPAPTQDRVVRVNAENLNRIMGLAGESLIEANWLQPHADSMMSLKWNLLDLSRTLEQLEDALDRSNQQQSVKQHLQEARIKEQQCLDLLSDRLNELELYAQRTANLSDRLYREVITSNMRPFADGIQSFPRMIRDLARKLGKQVKLDIVGKATSVDRDILKKLEAPLTHILRNATDHGIEMPSERIEKGKPPEGTIRLEAFHRGGMLVITITDDGKGINLEQLRQKVINKNLATSEMAAQFTDAELMEFLFLPGFSTAKQVTEISGRGVGLDIAKSMAQEVGGTVRAVSQVGKGTSFHFQLPLTLSVVRTLLVEISGRPYAIPLARIEQIVIVEPASIYEVENRQYFTMNQQNIGLIAAYQVLELPEFPAKSRDISVVVISDQSNAYGLVVDQFLGERDLVVRPLDARLGKVRDISATSLLSDGSPVLVVDVTDMVRTMDAILNAGQLNKLGMETTTILLDQPKKVLVVDDSITVREMERKLLENRGYQVDIAVDGMEGWNAVRTNHYDLVISDIDMPRMNGIELVRQIKNHSRLHSLPVIIMSYRDRTEDRIQGMEAGADYYLTKSSFHDDTLVNAVVDLVGR, encoded by the coding sequence ATGAATGATTACAACTTACTAGATTTATTTCGTCGCGAGATAGAAACTCAGGTAGACATCCTCAAAGAATCTCTAGCTACACTGAAAACTCAACCCTCTTCGATGACTGACTTGGAACGAGCAACCCAGGCTGTACACTCAATCTGGGGAAGTGCAAGATTAGTAGATCGGGAAGTGGCTGCTAATTTAGCACAAATTATGAAGGAGTGTTTTATTGCGGCACAAAACAAAAATGTAATATTGGGTGAAGAACAAATAGATGTTTTACTTCATGGTAGCCATTTACTTTTAAGTATAGGCAAAACAGCTGCCTCTGATTTTGAGCATTGGATGTCAGAACATGCTTGGGAACTCACAACAACCCAAAAAACTATTTCTATTATTTTAAAATCTGAAATTATCAATCAATCTTCTCCCAATAAACAAGAAATAGTAACTGTTTCCCCATCTCAAAATGACTCCTCTTTAAATCTTGAAAAAAACAGCAACGCAGATATAACAGAAAAAATCCGGGAATCATCTCTGCATTCATCCCAAATTACTTCCCCACTTAATCCTTGGGATAACACAAATGTAACTACCGTTTTTACTGACACTCCCAACCCACCAAAAGCGATCGCACTGACTGCTGACAGTTCAATGGTGGATTTGTTTCGCTTGGAAGTGGAAACACAGGTTGGTATCATGAATGACTGTTTACTAGCATTGGAGGGCAACCCACAATCGGCACAGGTTCTAGAAAGTTTGATGCGTGCAGCACATTCAATTAAAGGTTCTGCCCGAATTGTTGCCCTTGATGCTGTCGTGGGTTTGGCTCATGTGATGGAAGATTGCTTTGTGGCGGCACAAAATAAAACAATTACGCTGTTATCGGCACAGGTTGACATACTCCTTCAAGGGGTAGATTTATTGCAAGGTATTAGCAGTATAGATAATACTGAATTACCTAACTGGTTAGGAGAAAATCAAGCCATATTTGCAGAGGTACAATCAGCAGTCACAGGTATTTTGAATCCTCAAGTAATCCCAGCAAAATCAATTCCTCAACCCATTGAACCAGTGGAACCGGAAAAACCTAATGCTCCAGTTCCTCTAACAGCATCCGGGGAAGAAAGCGAATCAAAGCCTGTATCTTCGCAATCTGCAACCGAACCAGCACCTACACAAGACCGAGTAGTACGAGTGAATGCGGAGAATTTGAACCGGATTATGGGTTTAGCTGGGGAATCATTAATCGAAGCTAACTGGTTACAACCTCACGCAGACTCGATGATGTCGCTAAAATGGAACTTGCTTGATTTGTCGAGGACACTAGAACAATTAGAAGATGCTCTCGATCGAAGCAATCAGCAGCAATCAGTCAAACAGCACTTGCAGGAAGCAAGAATCAAAGAACAGCAATGTCTCGATTTATTGAGCGATCGCTTAAATGAACTAGAGCTTTATGCTCAACGTACAGCTAATTTATCTGATCGTCTCTACCGAGAAGTAATCACCTCCAATATGCGTCCATTTGCCGATGGTATCCAAAGTTTTCCTCGGATGATTCGGGATTTGGCACGGAAGTTAGGTAAGCAAGTTAAGTTAGATATTGTTGGGAAAGCAACTTCGGTAGACCGGGATATCCTCAAGAAGTTGGAAGCTCCATTAACGCATATATTACGAAATGCCACCGACCACGGTATCGAAATGCCCTCCGAACGCATTGAAAAAGGTAAACCCCCTGAAGGCACAATCCGCTTAGAAGCATTTCATCGGGGAGGAATGCTGGTGATTACCATTACTGACGATGGCAAAGGCATTAACTTAGAACAGTTGCGACAGAAGGTAATTAATAAAAACCTAGCAACATCAGAAATGGCGGCTCAATTTACAGATGCGGAACTAATGGAGTTTCTATTTTTACCAGGATTTTCCACCGCTAAACAGGTGACAGAAATTTCTGGACGAGGTGTGGGACTAGATATTGCCAAAAGTATGGCACAGGAGGTAGGAGGTACAGTACGAGCTGTTTCCCAAGTAGGTAAGGGTACGAGTTTTCACTTTCAATTACCGCTAACGCTTTCGGTTGTGCGAACATTATTAGTCGAAATTTCTGGAAGACCCTACGCTATTCCCTTAGCCCGGATTGAGCAAATTGTTATAGTCGAGCCAGCCTCAATTTATGAGGTGGAAAATCGCCAATATTTTACCATGAATCAACAAAATATTGGCTTAATCGCAGCATATCAAGTGTTGGAATTACCAGAATTTCCTGCTAAATCTCGAGATATTTCGGTAGTCGTAATTAGCGACCAGTCTAATGCCTACGGGTTAGTGGTAGATCAGTTTCTGGGAGAACGGGATTTAGTTGTTAGACCCCTCGATGCTCGCTTGGGTAAAGTCCGCGACATTAGCGCTACGTCTTTACTCAGTGATGGCTCACCTGTTTTAGTTGTCGATGTCACAGATATGGTGCGAACAATGGATGCAATTCTCAATGCCGGACAACTCAACAAGCTGGGGATGGAAACAACAACCATTTTATTAGATCAGCCGAAGAAAGTTCTCGTTGTGGATGACTCGATTACCGTCAGGGAAATGGAGCGTAAATTGTTGGAAAATCGCGGCTATCAGGTGGATATCGCTGTGGATGGGATGGAAGGATGGAATGCTGTACGAACTAACCACTACGATTTGGTGATTAGTGATATCGATATGCCACGGATGAATGGGATTGAACTAGTGCGGCAAATTAAGAACCACTCACGCTTACACTCGCTTCCAGTGATTATTATGTCCTACCGCGATCGCACCGAAGACCGGATTCAGGGAATGGAAGCTGGTGCTGATTACTACTTGACAAAAAGTAGTTTTCATGATGATACCTTAGTTAATGCTGTAGTCGATTTAGTTGGTCGCTAA
- a CDS encoding chemotaxis protein CheW — MLIEQSISENSTLNDCWNKIGVMGDRTCGELKSVIHCHECPVFATVGDSLLEREPPLNYVSEWINVLAEAPVDEEIRSHEAIIRTAKAISVMIFRLGNERLALSANILQEVTHPCVIQPVPHRSNNLFLGLVNIRGETLLCASLSHLLSLKPIEVDSVNPQLTSSQRMIVAGQQDQKWVFLVDEVYGIQRFHLNELKDAPVVIAKADQAYTQGIINWQDEKVNYLDSELLFYTLNHKIL; from the coding sequence ATGCTGATAGAACAATCTATTTCCGAAAATTCAACATTAAATGATTGTTGGAATAAGATTGGGGTAATGGGCGATCGCACTTGCGGTGAGTTAAAATCGGTGATTCATTGTCATGAATGTCCCGTATTTGCCACGGTTGGGGATAGTTTGCTGGAACGGGAACCACCACTTAATTATGTTTCCGAGTGGATTAATGTCCTCGCAGAAGCACCCGTTGATGAAGAAATCCGAAGCCATGAAGCCATCATCCGTACAGCAAAAGCTATTTCCGTGATGATTTTTCGTCTCGGAAATGAGCGATTAGCTTTAAGTGCCAATATTTTGCAGGAAGTCACCCATCCTTGTGTCATTCAACCTGTACCCCACCGTAGTAATAACTTATTTCTGGGACTTGTGAATATTCGGGGAGAAACCTTGCTTTGTGCATCTCTGAGTCACCTGTTGAGTTTAAAACCCATTGAGGTTGATTCTGTAAATCCTCAATTAACAAGCTCACAACGAATGATAGTAGCAGGACAGCAAGACCAAAAATGGGTATTCTTAGTTGATGAGGTTTATGGGATTCAACGCTTTCACCTGAATGAGTTAAAAGATGCACCCGTTGTAATTGCCAAAGCGGATCAAGCCTATACTCAGGGGATTATTAATTGGCAAGATGAGAAAGTTAATTATCTCGACTCAGAATTATTGTTTTACACGCTTAATCACAAAATTTTGTAG
- a CDS encoding methyl-accepting chemotaxis protein, producing the protein MVNSVFKDPSLQGRIMSAFMLMGALVFFVALVGFGGTFRLSSHIDTLSNNSLPSLLGLWKVNEGQTQIESSERALLVVGLTPQERQAELTRIKNAWGQIDNGFKQYESTPRTAEEDRAYKKLQDNWNKWKNDHEEFLKLNQQFESLGIFNPYAKEAELLSQKKETSPEMATVKKAVDALNQLRDRTKTNRINFEAATTSILDTLKVNESTATIAQKESEQDANQSKFWTIVAMFLGPAIAIILGRFLSKALVRRIQKSVVQITTSATQIAASGKELEATVAEQVASTNEVSATATEIAANSRQLVRTMEQVAEMTQATAMSASHSKDELANMETVMRQLTEATNSISSKLGVMNNKAGNINNVVVTITKVADQTSILSLNAAIEAEKAGEYGAGFAVVAREIRRLANQTAVATLEIEQIVKDMQSAVTVGVMEMDKFNKSVSDSVDRVSKISFQVEEVISKVQSLPPQFEQVSQSMEEQSEGAQQISLAMEQLSEASAQTVDALRETNNALEQLDDAARGLRNSISSQN; encoded by the coding sequence ATGGTAAATAGCGTATTTAAAGACCCATCCTTACAAGGTCGAATTATGTCAGCTTTCATGTTAATGGGGGCATTAGTGTTTTTCGTTGCACTTGTTGGTTTTGGTGGAACATTTCGTTTGAGTAGTCACATTGATACATTAAGTAACAACAGTTTACCAAGCCTACTGGGATTATGGAAGGTTAACGAAGGACAAACTCAAATAGAATCCTCAGAACGGGCTTTATTAGTTGTCGGATTGACACCACAAGAACGACAAGCCGAACTAACTCGGATTAAGAATGCTTGGGGACAAATTGATAACGGATTCAAGCAATATGAATCAACTCCCAGAACTGCGGAGGAAGATAGAGCTTATAAAAAACTTCAAGACAACTGGAATAAATGGAAAAATGACCACGAAGAATTTCTGAAGCTCAACCAGCAATTCGAGAGTTTAGGAATTTTCAACCCATATGCTAAAGAAGCGGAGTTACTGAGTCAGAAAAAAGAAACTTCACCAGAAATGGCAACAGTGAAAAAAGCAGTTGATGCATTGAATCAATTACGCGATCGCACGAAAACAAATCGCATCAATTTTGAAGCTGCAACTACTTCAATTTTAGATACATTAAAAGTTAACGAAAGTACGGCTACAATAGCACAGAAAGAATCAGAACAAGACGCTAACCAGTCAAAATTCTGGACGATTGTAGCGATGTTTTTGGGGCCTGCGATCGCAATTATTCTGGGACGGTTTCTTAGTAAGGCTTTGGTTCGACGCATTCAAAAGTCTGTGGTGCAAATCACCACCTCTGCAACCCAAATTGCGGCATCGGGTAAGGAATTGGAAGCGACAGTTGCCGAGCAGGTTGCTTCTACGAATGAAGTTAGTGCAACCGCAACTGAAATTGCCGCCAATTCCAGACAACTAGTGAGGACGATGGAGCAGGTAGCGGAAATGACTCAAGCAACCGCGATGTCTGCAAGTCATAGCAAAGACGAACTTGCCAACATGGAAACTGTGATGCGGCAACTGACGGAGGCAACTAATTCTATCTCCTCTAAGTTGGGAGTGATGAATAACAAAGCTGGTAACATCAATAATGTTGTGGTGACAATTACCAAAGTTGCCGACCAAACCAGCATTCTATCCCTAAATGCCGCCATCGAAGCCGAAAAAGCCGGAGAGTATGGTGCAGGTTTTGCGGTTGTAGCAAGAGAAATTCGCCGACTTGCCAATCAAACTGCTGTTGCTACCTTAGAAATTGAGCAAATTGTCAAAGATATGCAATCTGCGGTGACAGTGGGTGTGATGGAAATGGATAAATTCAACAAATCGGTAAGCGATAGCGTAGATAGGGTGAGCAAAATTAGTTTCCAGGTTGAGGAAGTAATTAGCAAAGTTCAAAGTTTGCCTCCTCAATTTGAGCAAGTTAGTCAAAGTATGGAGGAACAATCCGAAGGAGCGCAGCAAATTAGCTTGGCAATGGAGCAATTAAGCGAAGCATCCGCACAAACAGTAGATGCTTTACGGGAGACAAATAATGCTTTAGAGCAATTGGATGATGCTGCTAGAGGGTTACGCAATTCTATCTCTTCTCAAAATTAA
- a CDS encoding CheR family methyltransferase, with product MSLKAIETLLSQKIGVDFKIIGSTKIAKVVENRRCAANLADLKAYFQLLQTSSEELAELVEQIVVPETYFFRDRKPFDFLINYVRTEWLVKPSSAMLRVLSVPCSTGEEPYSIAIALMEAGLTTSRFHIDAIDISQQVITKAKRGIYGKNSFRGEDFVDRNRYFQQIAEGYEVSPAVRVSVNFRQGNILNFPHIKSKYDLIFCRNLLIYLEPSACTQIFKILHQLLPPDGLLFVGSAETGKTPSNLFTSIRQPSTFVYQKVKEAQPSSVKTSISTNLRNESQTSTKNIYKPINKPLSKIPIMAGTINSNINLEQAQKLADAGYIESAINHCKEHLKQDSTNAKAYTLLGTLYQTKANYVEAEECFRKALYLNPNDYETLMHLALLKEHRGDLVGASIIQQRIQKLKLT from the coding sequence ATGTCCCTCAAAGCCATTGAAACGCTATTAAGCCAAAAAATTGGTGTAGATTTTAAGATTATTGGCTCAACTAAAATTGCCAAAGTTGTAGAAAATCGTCGTTGTGCAGCCAATTTAGCTGATTTGAAAGCCTATTTCCAGCTTTTACAAACTTCCTCAGAAGAGTTGGCCGAATTGGTTGAACAAATAGTTGTACCTGAAACCTATTTTTTCCGCGATCGCAAACCTTTTGATTTTCTCATAAATTATGTTCGGACTGAGTGGTTAGTCAAACCTAGTAGTGCTATGTTGCGCGTATTGAGCGTACCCTGTTCCACAGGAGAGGAACCTTACTCAATTGCGATCGCATTGATGGAAGCAGGATTAACTACTTCTCGATTTCATATTGATGCTATTGATATTAGTCAACAAGTAATTACCAAAGCGAAGCGGGGTATCTATGGTAAAAACTCGTTTCGGGGTGAGGATTTTGTTGACAGGAATCGCTATTTTCAGCAAATAGCTGAGGGATATGAAGTTTCTCCTGCTGTGCGAGTTAGTGTCAATTTTCGACAGGGTAATATTTTAAACTTTCCTCATATCAAAAGTAAATATGATTTAATTTTTTGTCGGAATTTATTAATTTATTTGGAACCATCTGCTTGTACCCAAATATTTAAAATATTGCACCAGTTGTTGCCACCAGATGGATTACTTTTTGTCGGATCTGCTGAAACTGGAAAGACCCCTAGTAATTTGTTTACATCAATTCGTCAGCCTTCTACTTTTGTTTACCAAAAAGTCAAAGAAGCTCAACCATCATCGGTGAAAACTTCAATATCAACGAATTTAAGAAATGAGTCTCAAACATCAACTAAAAATATCTACAAACCAATAAATAAACCTTTATCAAAAATACCCATAATGGCTGGAACAATCAACTCTAATATAAATCTCGAACAGGCTCAAAAATTAGCTGATGCTGGATATATAGAATCAGCTATTAATCATTGTAAAGAGCATTTAAAGCAGGATTCAACAAATGCTAAAGCATATACTTTACTAGGTACACTCTACCAAACAAAAGCAAATTATGTGGAGGCTGAAGAATGTTTTCGCAAAGCTCTGTACTTAAATCCCAATGATTATGAAACACTAATGCATCTTGCACTTTTGAAAGAACATCGTGGCGATTTAGTTGGTGCATCAATTATTCAGCAGCGAATTCAAAAGTTAAAACTAACTTGA
- a CDS encoding chemotaxis protein CheW, translated as MLMLLFHIGNNLYAIESSRVIEVIPRVSYREVHHVPSYVAGVFNYRGVIVPVIDLCHLIRDKPSQANLSTRVMIVSYSGGDNTLQYMGLMAEKVIKTVNKSANDFLKSGIKTNDARYLGDMIMDEKGMIQNIDLELLFNNFIEIDLLAIKGNIVNVPQSH; from the coding sequence ATGTTAATGCTTCTTTTCCATATTGGAAATAATTTATATGCAATTGAAAGTTCTCGTGTTATTGAGGTAATTCCCAGAGTTTCCTATCGAGAGGTTCACCACGTACCAAGTTATGTTGCTGGTGTCTTTAATTATCGCGGTGTAATTGTTCCTGTAATTGACCTTTGCCATTTAATTCGAGATAAACCCAGCCAAGCAAATCTAAGTACCCGTGTCATGATTGTGAGTTATTCTGGCGGAGATAACACATTGCAATATATGGGTTTGATGGCAGAAAAAGTGATTAAAACAGTCAATAAATCAGCCAATGACTTTTTAAAATCTGGAATCAAGACAAATGATGCTCGTTATTTAGGAGATATGATTATGGATGAAAAAGGGATGATTCAAAATATCGATTTAGAACTTTTATTTAATAATTTTATAGAAATAGACTTATTGGCAATTAAAGGAAATATAGTAAATGTCCCTCAAAGCCATTGA
- a CDS encoding tetratricopeptide repeat protein produces MMLTRCLWRAKLSLALIIASQLIYSVPIYAADARITISKACRVELTGESTRRWSEISGMSLTDRLPAITRELKNAQRRGDTTFTIQTLDFAIKTITTQIQSLTDRDNPKLATILDQIVVLAKPLPSGYSLGKTHILTESAIAYGKIGHFTIGKQTLQLASESVSGIRNTPKDLVAAHIRLAEGWIALDQPAEAASSLNYGFEQTIKNLKDIYARREYLSKLVNLYLQINQPTKALEVLKQLSPQDYDPDITVTQIAATYFKARDPVKAKKLLDPLLKAALAIKDVEQREIKLMNLVLHYAPSGDLGRSQQIVSLMKRPNSFRARSWLTIAAESRKFNQPEIRESAIARLVADAKAAKIADQFGGRFDNEWYGEMANLSTTRGYQPELKALIAELRAVNVLGIVLKDLIANKQFTTARQMVPRPMIVQIDAGYFDESDRWLDNIAIAALEAGQTQDAEARIAGEKTDVRRLLRFAQAFHRRGNVAVADQLFTRSQVIANSISALPTAITTHAAIANALISTNRPADKLLNRIVTLIQTEKALPQQAQLLLSISAEFDATRSAYFTLAEKLKLLQQVDFATLAGNQAIANRQPEEASRFIGYAGRNPSEKLDFALRVVELNLTQGNFTKARSLLNISIQTLRNGPESSLPPIAERSRFWGRIALNLVRTGDNKTAIAIAENVTPSPEREQLLQRLRCYQN; encoded by the coding sequence ATGATGCTAACACGATGCCTGTGGCGAGCGAAGCTATCGCTTGCTTTGATTATTGCTTCTCAACTAATTTACTCTGTTCCCATTTATGCGGCAGATGCTAGGATAACAATTTCTAAAGCTTGCCGTGTAGAGCTAACTGGTGAAAGTACCCGACGCTGGAGCGAAATTTCTGGAATGTCTTTAACTGATAGACTCCCCGCAATTACCAGAGAGCTAAAAAACGCTCAACGCCGAGGAGATACAACTTTTACAATCCAGACATTAGATTTTGCCATCAAGACAATTACTACTCAAATACAATCACTGACAGATAGGGATAATCCAAAACTTGCTACTATTCTCGATCAAATTGTGGTCTTAGCTAAACCTTTACCGAGTGGGTATAGTTTAGGCAAAACTCATATCTTGACGGAATCTGCGATCGCCTATGGAAAAATTGGCCACTTCACCATAGGAAAACAAACGCTACAGCTTGCGTCTGAGTCGGTATCAGGAATTCGCAATACTCCTAAAGATTTAGTTGCGGCGCACATTCGCCTTGCAGAAGGGTGGATTGCTCTCGACCAACCGGCGGAAGCTGCATCTTCCCTCAACTATGGATTTGAGCAAACTATCAAAAATCTGAAAGATATCTATGCAAGACGTGAATATTTGTCAAAACTGGTTAATTTATATCTCCAAATTAACCAACCCACAAAAGCTTTAGAGGTGCTAAAGCAACTTTCTCCTCAAGATTACGATCCTGATATTACCGTCACTCAGATTGCTGCTACCTACTTTAAAGCTAGAGACCCAGTAAAAGCAAAGAAATTACTAGATCCATTGCTCAAAGCAGCACTAGCAATTAAAGATGTGGAACAACGGGAAATTAAATTAATGAATTTGGTGCTACACTATGCCCCCAGTGGAGATTTAGGGCGATCGCAGCAAATTGTTTCCCTAATGAAACGCCCTAATTCTTTCCGGGCTAGAAGTTGGTTGACAATCGCCGCAGAAAGTCGCAAATTTAACCAGCCAGAAATCCGCGAATCTGCGATCGCCCGTTTAGTTGCTGATGCTAAAGCCGCTAAAATAGCCGATCAGTTTGGTGGACGCTTTGATAATGAATGGTATGGCGAGATGGCAAATTTATCTACAACTCGCGGCTATCAGCCAGAACTCAAAGCCTTGATTGCTGAACTGCGTGCGGTGAATGTCTTGGGAATTGTCCTGAAAGATTTGATTGCCAATAAGCAGTTTACAACTGCGCGGCAAATGGTACCACGTCCGATGATCGTACAGATAGATGCAGGCTATTTCGATGAAAGCGATCGCTGGCTGGATAATATTGCCATAGCCGCCCTTGAAGCCGGACAAACCCAGGATGCAGAAGCTAGAATTGCTGGGGAAAAAACCGATGTGCGGCGATTGCTGCGGTTTGCTCAAGCTTTCCATCGCCGTGGTAATGTTGCTGTTGCCGATCAATTATTCACTCGTAGCCAAGTAATAGCTAATAGCATTTCTGCTTTACCTACCGCTATCACAACTCATGCTGCGATCGCCAATGCTTTGATTTCCACCAATCGTCCAGCTGATAAGCTATTGAATCGAATTGTCACGCTGATACAAACAGAAAAAGCATTGCCACAACAAGCACAATTATTGCTATCAATCAGTGCAGAATTTGACGCAACGCGATCGGCTTATTTTACACTGGCAGAAAAATTAAAGTTACTTCAGCAAGTAGATTTTGCTACCTTAGCAGGTAATCAAGCGATCGCCAATCGTCAGCCAGAGGAAGCATCCCGTTTCATTGGTTACGCTGGGAGAAATCCTAGCGAAAAGTTGGACTTTGCTTTACGAGTTGTGGAACTGAATCTGACTCAAGGTAATTTTACAAAAGCGCGATCGCTCCTCAATATTTCCATACAAACCCTCCGTAATGGGCCAGAGTCTTCTTTGCCACCGATTGCAGAACGTTCCCGTTTTTGGGGGCGGATTGCTTTAAATCTAGTGCGTACAGGAGACAATAAAACTGCGATCGCCATTGCTGAGAATGTCACACCATCACCAGAACGCGAACAATTACTGCAACGCTTACGCTGTTATCAGAACTGA